A part of Aegilops tauschii subsp. strangulata cultivar AL8/78 chromosome 2, Aet v6.0, whole genome shotgun sequence genomic DNA contains:
- the LOC109781577 gene encoding G-type lectin S-receptor-like serine/threonine-protein kinase At2g19130 codes for MKSILKKRLVSIRPTRAERMSVPRPIDNSIPTHRPHLNSSRLAMPLPVLLALLCALHAPASSASTETYSLSPGQLLAGGDKLVSSGGKFALGFIQIPGSDSKPSGSGGNSTQLRIWFNRVPKLTSVWVANRGGSPVTGAASPELTISGDGNLVIVDHGKVAWSTQAAATASNNRTVLLLLDTGNLVLRSASDVLWQSFDHPTDTLLPGATIGLDKVTGRSRRLVSSKNRIDQALGLYSMELGRSGVVQMLWDSSVPYWSSGEWNGGYFSSVPGMTARHLFGFTFVNDDREVSFAYHLLDETITMYSFLDVSGQRKVLAWHEATQNWATVYTHPTAQCEVHAACGPFTVCDDNAPTRCSCMKGFSVGSPEDWDLDDRSTSGCRRNTQLNCASISSGTMVGMADMFYAMPSVRLPYNPHSAVGHVASAVECEQVCLSNCSCSAYTFGSGGCSMWHGGLLNVKQHHQIDGASSGDGEILHIRLAAKEFRTRKNNNVVIILGAIGAGLNALGILVLIVVLRRTRRNKRYSETLDKIHGGSGLVSFRYSDLRRATRDFSEKIGAGGFGSVFKGSLNDSTTIAVKRLHGCYQQEKQFRAEVSSIGILHHTNLVKIVGFCCEGDKKLLVYEHMPNSSLDAHLFRSSAKTLNWRTRYQIALGVARGLAYLHESCLDYIIHCDIKPQNILLDALFVPKIADFGMAKLLTRDFSRVMTTTRGTIGYLAPEWISGVAITPKVDVYGYGMVLLEIISGRMNANGECGSSGDGIVYFPIQVARKLLEGNVTSFVDDRLNGDVIIDEVERACKVACWCIQDREFERPTMGKVVQILEGLVEVDTPPMPKLLEAIAGRSNSACT; via the coding sequence ATGAAGTCAATCCTCAAAAAAAGACTCGTGAGCATCCGTCCAACCCGAGCAGAGCGGATGTCTGTCCCGCGTCCCATTGACAATTCAATCCCCACGCACCGTCCTCACCTCAACAGCTCTCGCCTCGCCATGCCTCTCCCCGTCCTGCTCGCCCTGCTCTGCGCCCTACACGCTCCCGCGAGCTCCGCGTCCACGGAGACGTACTCCCTCTCGCCAGGCCAGTTGCTCGCCGGCGGCGACAAGCTCGTCTCCAGCGGCGGCAAGTTCGCGCTCGGCTTCATCCAGATCCCAGGCAGCGACAGCAAAccctccggctccggcggcaACAGCACTCAGTTACGCATATGGTTCAACCGTGTTCCCAAGCTGACCTCGGTGTGGGTAGCCAACAGGGGAGGCAGCCCGGTGACAGGCGCCGCCTCCCCGGAGCTCACGAtctccggcgacggcaacctcGTCATCGTGGACCACGGCAAAGTCGCCTGGTCCACCCAAGCCGCCGCCACAGCCAGCAACAACAGGACGGTCCTCCTTCTCCTGGACACCGGGAACCTCGTCCTGCGCAGCGCCTCCGACGTGCTGTGGCAGAGCTTCGACCACCCCACGGACACTCTGCTCCCCGGCGCCACCATCGGGCTGGACAAGGTCACCGGCCGGAGCCGCCGCCTCGTCTCCAGCAAGAACCGGATCGACCAGGCTCTGGGCCTCTACTCCATGGAGCTGGGCCGCAGCGGCGTCGTCCAGATGCTGTGGGACTCGTCCGTGCCGTACTGGTCCAGCGGGGAGTGGAACGGCGGGTACTTCAGCTCGGTGCCGGGGATGACCGCCCGCCACCTGTTTGGCTTCACGTTCGTCAACGACGACCGGGAGGTGTCCTTCGCCTACCACCTGCTCGACGAAACGATCACCATGTACAGCTTCCTGGACGTGTCCGGGCAGAGGAAGGTGTTGGCCTGGCACGAGGCTACGCAGAACTGGGCGACGGTCTACACCCACCCCACCGCGCAGTGCGAGGTACACGCCGCCTGCGGGCCATTTACGGTCTGCGACGACAACGCGCCGACGCGGTGCAGCTGCATGAAGGGATTCTCCGTGGGTTCGCCTGAGGATTGGGACCTTGATGATCGGAGCACGAGCGGATGCAGGAGGAACACTCAGCTGAATTGTGCTAGCATTAGCAGCGGCACCATGGTTGGCATGGCTGACATGTTCTACGCCATGCCGTCCGTCAGATTGCCCTataatccccacagcgccgttgGACATGTCGCCAGCGCAGTCGAATGCGAGCAGGTCTGTCTGAGCAACTGCTCTTGCAGTGCATATACCTTTGGAAGTGGTGGCTGTTCTATGTGGCATGGTGGATTGCTGAATGTAAAACAACACCACCAGATTGATGGTGCTTCCAGCGGTGATGGCGAAATTCTTCACATCCGCCTCGCGGCAAAAGAGTTCCGGACTCGGAAAAACAACAATGTAGTTATCATTTTAGGTGCCATTGGTGCAGGCCTCAACGCTCTGGGTATCTTGGTACTCATCGTAGTGCTACGCAGGACCAGGAGGAACAAAAGGTACAGTGAAACATTAGACAAAATCCATGGTGGTAGTGGGCTTGTTTCATTCAGATACAGCGATTTGCGGCGTGCAACTAGAGATTTCTCGGAGAAGATTGGGGCAGGTGGTTTTGGTTCTGTGTTCAAGGGGTCACTAAATGATTCGACCACTATAGCCGTGAAAAGGCTTCACGGTTGTTATCAACAAGAGAAGCAATTCAGGGCTGAGGTGAGTTCAATTGGAATCCTCCACCATACAAATTTAGTCAAAATAGTTGGTTTTTGTTGTGAGGGCGACAAGAAGCTTCTTGTCTATGAACACATGCCAAATAGTTCCCTTGATGCCCATCTGTTCAGGAGCAGTGCCAAAACTCTGAATTGGAGAACCAGATACCAAATAGCTCTTGGAGTTGCGAGGGGGCTGGCATACTTGCACGAGAGCTGCCTGGACTACATCATACACTGTGATATAAAGCCGCAAAACATACTTCTGGACGCATTGTTTGTTCCTAAGATTGCTGACTTTGGGATGGCAAAGCTTCTGACAAGGGATTTTAGCCGGGTCATGACCACAACCAGGGGCACAATTGGGTACCTTGCCCCTGAATGGATCAGTGGAGTGGCTATCACACCCAAAGTCGATGTGTATGGATATGGGATGGTGCTACTGGAGATCATATCGGGGAGGATGAACGCGAACGGAGAATGCGGCAGCAGTGGTGATGGCATTGTTTATTTCCCCATCCAGGTGGCACGCAAGCTTCTCGAGGGAAATGTCAC